The following proteins come from a genomic window of Pelagicoccus albus:
- a CDS encoding sugar ABC transporter substrate-binding protein: protein MKNTIIGLVAMLASFAIVGCSPKSEESSASSEAIKIGMTVQDLSNPTWAGYCQAIAKEVKAQGGSMTFVACESNAGKQITQIENFVSSGVDVLIVHPADPAGVEFALKQAREAGIKVIAWDDNLKNADLAWLIDNHDLGYEIGKHAAKWINEKHGGSTEVAILNYPQLPILLERGNGIRDAIQELAPNAKIVAETSAINPAEGISKMETIFQSNPGVKVVCSIGGGGSVGANEAAKAANKITDDFGIFAADATQPELSAMTNNEGVRMSVTITGTNQDIAEAIWAMVTKLTSGESIEQKEIYRTLIPVTKDNVSKFLVK, encoded by the coding sequence ATGAAGAATACTATCATAGGTTTAGTGGCGATGCTCGCGAGTTTTGCCATCGTAGGCTGCAGTCCCAAAAGCGAAGAGAGCTCGGCTTCGAGCGAGGCGATAAAAATTGGAATGACAGTCCAGGATTTGAGTAATCCGACATGGGCTGGCTATTGTCAGGCCATCGCAAAAGAAGTTAAGGCTCAGGGTGGCAGCATGACCTTTGTCGCATGTGAGAGTAATGCCGGCAAGCAGATCACCCAGATCGAGAATTTTGTATCCAGCGGAGTAGACGTCCTGATCGTGCATCCGGCAGATCCGGCCGGAGTGGAGTTCGCGCTCAAGCAAGCTCGCGAGGCTGGCATCAAGGTGATTGCTTGGGATGACAACCTGAAGAATGCAGACCTTGCTTGGTTGATCGACAACCATGATCTCGGCTACGAGATTGGGAAGCACGCTGCGAAGTGGATCAACGAGAAGCATGGCGGCTCGACTGAGGTAGCGATTCTTAACTACCCGCAGCTACCAATCTTGCTCGAGCGCGGTAACGGTATCCGTGATGCCATACAAGAGCTTGCTCCGAATGCAAAGATCGTAGCGGAGACGAGCGCGATCAATCCCGCCGAAGGGATCTCGAAGATGGAAACCATTTTTCAGTCCAACCCAGGTGTTAAGGTTGTTTGTTCCATCGGTGGAGGCGGTTCCGTAGGTGCGAATGAGGCAGCGAAGGCCGCGAATAAGATCACTGACGATTTCGGCATCTTCGCGGCAGATGCTACCCAGCCAGAGCTCTCCGCTATGACCAACAACGAAGGCGTACGGATGAGTGTTACGATTACTGGCACGAACCAGGATATCGCTGAAGCGATTTGGGCGATGGTTACCAAGCTGACTTCGGGAGAGTCCATCGAGCAGAAGGAAATCTATCGTACGCTCATTCCCGTGACAAAGGACAACGTCTCAAAGTTTCTCGTAAAGTAG
- a CDS encoding PfkB family carbohydrate kinase encodes MTKRFIVAGIGEVLWDLFPNHKRLGGAPANFACHVQQLGPSAYPVSCVGADELGDEIFTHLSRLGVDTVYVTEVPDSRTGIVDVVLKFGKPTYEIHEDVAWDHIPFTAELSELAEKLDAVCFGSLSQRSEVSKRTIQSFLGKMREGALKIFDVNLRQSYFSAGLLEDSLKLANVLKLSDEELPVLADMFELEGSVQQQLAQLADRFSLRLVAYTRGPEGSLLYTPEESDDFPGIEVQAVDTVGAGDSFTATLCVGLLLGKPLSEVNRFANEVAAYVCSQKGATPGFPLQMASKWSLT; translated from the coding sequence GTGACAAAACGATTTATAGTAGCCGGCATCGGCGAGGTCCTTTGGGACCTGTTTCCAAATCACAAGCGCCTTGGCGGCGCCCCAGCCAATTTCGCTTGCCACGTGCAGCAGCTGGGGCCGAGCGCGTATCCTGTCAGTTGCGTTGGAGCTGACGAGCTGGGAGACGAGATATTTACGCACCTCTCTAGGCTGGGAGTCGACACTGTGTACGTAACCGAGGTTCCGGATAGCAGGACAGGCATCGTGGATGTCGTTTTGAAGTTTGGGAAGCCAACTTACGAGATTCACGAGGATGTCGCATGGGATCACATCCCTTTCACGGCAGAGCTATCGGAACTCGCCGAGAAGCTCGATGCCGTTTGTTTTGGTTCCCTCTCTCAACGTTCTGAAGTATCGAAAAGGACGATACAGTCTTTCTTGGGCAAAATGCGAGAGGGAGCGTTGAAAATTTTCGACGTGAATTTGCGCCAGTCTTATTTCTCCGCAGGCCTGCTCGAGGACTCATTGAAACTGGCCAACGTGCTGAAGTTAAGCGATGAAGAGTTGCCCGTCCTTGCGGATATGTTTGAGTTGGAAGGCTCGGTGCAGCAGCAGCTTGCCCAACTCGCGGACCGATTCTCTCTCCGACTGGTCGCTTACACACGTGGGCCTGAAGGCAGCCTTTTGTACACGCCGGAGGAATCGGACGACTTTCCTGGCATCGAAGTCCAAGCGGTGGATACGGTTGGAGCCGGAGACTCGTTTACGGCGACCTTGTGTGTCGGGTTGCTGCTGGGCAAGCCACTAAGCGAAGTGAATCGGTTCGCAAATGAGGTGGCCGCATATGTGTGCTCCCAAAAGGGAGCAACTCCGGGTTTTCCGCTCCAAATGGCCAGCAAGTGGAGTCTCACTTAG